The following coding sequences are from one Triticum aestivum cultivar Chinese Spring chromosome 5A, IWGSC CS RefSeq v2.1, whole genome shotgun sequence window:
- the LOC123101297 gene encoding phosphoglycerate mutase-like protein 4 produces MPPTTPQHGGDDGERFAEVVVVRHGETSWNAPRIVQGQMNPELNETGRQQAVVVARRLSAEAKPADVYSSDLKRAAETAQAIAKACDVSNVVLTEELRERHMGHLQGMKWDDAFVQNPGAFKGFNIFEPKGGLNFNDRDQEIPGGGESLLNQLTQQCVTYLNKIAQQHIGERVIVVSHGAAIVELCRHTDPPGSSVHRNFPNTSLNVFHVSGVTRQWALARFSDVGHLDGKGALEDAFDGNGVSA; encoded by the exons ATGCCACCAACCACGCCGCAGCACGGCGGCGATGACGGCGAGCGGTtcgcggaggtggtggtggtccgGCACGGGGAGACGTCGTGGAACGCCCCCCGCATCGTTCAG GGACAAATGAATCCAGAACTAAATGAGACCGGCAGGCAGCAAGCTGTTGTG GTGGCCCGTCGTCTGTCGGCAGAGGCCAAGCCGGCTGATGTATACTCCTCCGACCTCAAGCGTGCTGCCGAGACTGCACAAGCCATAGCTAAAGCTTGTGATGTATCAAACG TAGTGTTGACTGAAGAACTAAGAGAGAGGCACATGGGACATCTCCAAGGTATGAAGTGGGACGATGCGTTTGTTCAAAACCCAGGGGCTTTCAAAGGTTTCAATATCTTTGAGCCTAAAGGGGGCTTGAATTTCAACGACAGAGACCAAGAAATCCCG GGTGGTGGAGAGAGCCT CCTGAACCAGCTAACCCAGCAGTGTGTCACCTACCTGAACAAAATCGCCCAGCAACACATCG GGGAGCGGGTGATCGTGGTCTCTCACGGCGCGGCGATAGTGGAGCTCTGCCGGCACACCGATCCCCCCGGCAGCTCGGTTCACCGGAACTTCCCCAACACCTCGCTCAACGTCTTCCATGTCTCGGGTGTCACCAGGCAGTGGGCCCTAGCGAGGTTCAGCGACGTCGGCCACCTCGATGGAAAGGGCGCTCTCGAGGATGCCTTCGACGGCAACGGGGTGTCTGCCTAA
- the LOC123103072 gene encoding F-box/kelch-repeat protein At5g26960, with the protein MQHRDPDPLRRAPEATVMAANSYHSRSMSWFVKSCIPADPDRHISVPVSVPAPVAASSTTSLCFPAQPPPPISALPDDLILECLVRVPRVSLPPLPAVCRRFADLLASHAFLQLRRARGQLQPSLLAVSVPDHGGAFAQALLQFRPEQQQLQVTALPLPLALLHCGRSVFAHARAVALGRDIFLVGRGATLRVDALTGAARACAPTLFQRKKFAAAAVGGRIYVAGGSARTAAVEEYDPVADAWRVVSEAPRRRYGCAGAGAGGVFYVAGGVAVSGDGARALGPHVCAGSVDALHVASGSWARPRALPGGGCVVGACGVGDHLYVVASHAVELSFWRWHGGAGRGSDLRAGGGWVALEAPPMPRGSVGLGMAVRVTMAGIGRETVTAVMSAAAVRGHNAAGAGPFEGMVLAYDIAGGKWSRAPDLPPGFRRAACAGVEC; encoded by the coding sequence ATGCAGCACCGCGACCCCgatccactccggcgagctcccgagGCCACTGTCATGGCCGCGAACAGCTACCACTCCCGCAGCATGTCGTGGTTCGTCAAGTCCTGCATCCCTGCCGACCCCGACCGCCACATCTCCGTCCCCGTCTCAGTCCCCGCTCCTGTCGCTGCTTCATCCACCACCAGCCTCTGCTTCCCCGCCCAACCACCACCGCCCATCTCCGCGCTGCCCGACGACCTCATCCTCGAGTGCCTTGTCCGCGTGCCCAGGGTCTCCCTCCCGCCGCTCCCCGCCGTCTGCCGCCGCTTCGCCGACCTCCTCGCGTCCCACGCCTTCCTCCAGCTCCGCCGCGCGCGCGGCCAGCTCCAGCCCTCCCTGCTCGCCGTCTCCGTCCCCGACCACGGCGGCGCCTTCGCCCAGGCCCTGCTCCAGTTccggccggagcagcagcagctccaggtcaccgcgctgccgctgccgctggctCTGCTGCATTGCGGCCGCTCCGTGTTCGCGCACGCGCGCGCCGTCGCGCTGGGCCGCGACATCTTCCTCGTCGGCCGCGGCGCGACGCTGCGGGTGGACGCGCTCACGGGCGCCGCGCGCGCGTGCGCGCCCACGCTGTTCCAGCGGAAGAAGTTCGCGGCGGCCGCCGTGGGAGGGCGGATCTACGTCGCCGGCGGGTCCGCGCGGACCGCGGCGGTCGAGGAGTACGACCCGGTGGCGGACGCGTGGCGCGTGGTCTCCGAGGCTCCGCGGAGGAGGTACGGGTGCGCCGGGGCCGGGGCAGGAGGTGTGTTCTACGTGGCCGGCGGGGTCGCGGTGTCCGGCGACGGTGCGCGGGCGCTCGGGCCGCACGTGTGCGCCGGGTCGGTGGACGCGCTGCACGTCGCGTCCGGCAGTTGGGCGCGGCCGCGGGCGCTGCCCGGCGGCGGCTGCGTCGTGGGCGCCTGCGGCGTCGGCGACCATCTCTACGTGGTGGCCAGCCACGCGGTGGAGCTCTCCTTCTGGAGGTGGCACGGCGGTGCAGGTCGAGGCAGCGATCTCAGAGCTGGTGGCGGGTGGGTGGCGCTCGAGGCCCCGCCCATGCCGAGGGGGTCGGTGGGGCTGGGCATGGCGGTGCGCGTGACGATGGCGGGCATCGGGCGTGAGACAGTGACAGCCGTAATGAGCGCGGCGGCAGTCCGGGGCCACAATGCGGCGGGGGCCGGCCCGTTCGAAGGGATGGTGCTGGCGTACGACATCGCCGGCGGCAAGTGGAGCCGCGCGCCGGACCTGCCACCCGGGTTCCGGCGAGCCGCCTGTGCGGGCGTCGAGTGCTGA